A stretch of Triticum aestivum cultivar Chinese Spring chromosome 1D, IWGSC CS RefSeq v2.1, whole genome shotgun sequence DNA encodes these proteins:
- the LOC123183216 gene encoding malate dehydrogenase 1, mitochondrial — MRMSLLRSASQHLRRRRDYSSAAASPERKVAILGAAGGIGQPLALLMKLNPLVSSLSLYDIAATPGVAADVSHINTRALVKGFVGDDQLGEALEGADLVIIPAGVPRKPGMTRDDLFKINAGIVKGLCTAIARHCPNALVNMISNPVNSTVPIAAEVFKKAGTYDEKKLFGVTTLDVVRAKTFYAGKANVPVTGVNVPVVGGHAGITILPLFSQATPASNALSHEDLVALTKRTQDGGTEVVEAKAGKGSATLSMAYAGAVFGDACLKGLNGVPDIVECSFVQSTVTELPFFASKVRLGKSGVEEVMGLGELSALEKEGLESLKGELLSSIEKGVKFAQES; from the exons ATGAGGATGTCGCTGCTGAGATCCGCGTCGCagcacctgcgccgccgccgcgactactcctccgccgccgcctcgccggagcggaAGGTGGCCATCCTCGGCGCGGCGGGCGGCATCGGCCAGCCGCTGGCGCTGCTCATGAAGCTCAACCCGCtcgtctcctccctctccctctacgACATCGCCGCCACGCCCGGCGTCGCCGCCGACGTCTCCCACATCAACACCCGCGCCCTG GTGAAGGGCTTCGTCGGGGACGACCAGCTCGGGGAGGCGCTGGAGGGCGCCGACCTCGTCATCATCCCCGCCGGGGTGCCCCGCAAGCCCGGCATGACCAGGGACGACCTCTTCAAGATCAACGCCGGGATCGTCAAGGGCCTCTGCACCGCCATCGCCAGGCACTGCCCCAAC GCTCTCGTCAATATGATCAGCAACCCTGTCAACTCGACTGTCCCAATTGCAGCTGAGGTGTTCAAGAAGGCTGGTACCTATGATGAGAAGAAGCTGTTTGGTGTGACCACTCTTGATGTTGTTCGTGCTAAAACATTCTATGCTGGAAAGGCGAACGTGCCAGTTACTG GGGTGAATGTTCCTGTTGTTGGTGGCCATGCTGGAATCACTATCCTGCCACTGTTCTCGCAG GCTACTCCTGCAAGTAATGCATTGTCCCATGAGGACCTTGTCGCCCTCACGAAGAGGACACAAGATGGTGGGACGGAAGTTGTTGAAGCGAAGGCTGGAAAGGGCTCAGCAACATTGTCGATGGC ATATGCTGGTGCAGTTTTTGGAGATGCATGCTTGAAGGGGCTCAACGGTGTTCCTGACATTGTAGAGTGCTCTTTTGTCCAATCAACCGTAACAGAGCTGCCATTCTTTGCCTCCAAG GTGAGGCTGGGCAAGAGTGGAGTGGAGGAAGTGATGGGGCTGGGCGAGCTGTCGGCCTTGGAGAAGGAGGGGCTGGAGAGCCTCAAGGGCGAGCTGCTGTCTTCCATCGAGAAGGGGGTCAAGTTCGCGCAGGAGAGCTAG